The Desulfomicrobium orale DSM 12838 genome includes a window with the following:
- a CDS encoding Eco57I restriction-modification methylase domain-containing protein → MQPLDKTLRKQLERTIKDARDIAENAARAALEQLGVGESAPFAHLSEQDRELRRKLRAHGRQFGDSLNGGKIQTLDRLIEEVAYEHWHRMLFARFLAENNLLMYPDPDDPVAVTLEECEDLAADEGAVNGWELAARFAARMLPQIFRPASPVFQLSLPPEHQQKLERLLADLPLEVFTASDSLGWVYQFWQAKKKDEVNASEVKIGARELPAVTQLFTEPYMVSFLLDNSLGAWWAARRLGEADLRNAGSEDELRAKAAIPGVPLEYLRFVQQEDGTWTPAAGTFNGWPEQLADLKTLDPCCGSGHFLVAVFLMLVPMRMELEGLSARAAVDAVLRENIYGLELDQRCVELAAFALALTAWKYPDAGGYRVLPELNVACSGLSVSAAKEEWKQLGLGKKNLSIALDWMHDTFKEAPLLGSLLNPAQTDAAKIVRWEELSSALEQALKQEQSEEQQEAAVVAQGLAKAAALLAERYQWVMTNVPYLARGKQSERLRAFCEKHCSTAKNDLATVFLDRCLEFCVDGGTASVVLPQNWLFLTSYRKFREKLLKNNTWHLIARLGAGAFETISGEVVKAILISLSRGSASMEENSSLFKRQDAASTLLRGLDVSEYRTTAEKAGQLLTAEIKSVEQAKQLENPDASVMLDEMENLPLLLKYAKSVTGLQTGDDYQYARSFWELARIEQPRWLWFQSAARKKTEFTGKSRVLGWEDGKGSLANNPSARVQGQFAWDKKGISVQTMRELNCCLFESSSFDMNASAIIPNKLEHTVAIWSYMSSLEYQYAVRKINQKLRVADATLVKVPFDLERWTKIAEEKYPKGLPKPYTDDPTQWIFHGHPCGSVIWSDDEKWTANGPLRTDSTVLHVAVARLLGYRWPAELDAGMELADEQREWVGRCEELAGYADDDGIVCIPPVRGELAASDRLLNLLAAAYGDAWKGDTLAALLKSAEHVGKTLETWLREKFFAQHCKLFQHRPFIWHIWDGLRDGFAALVNYHKLDAKLLETLIYTYLGDWISRQKQDIASHVDGAQERLAAAEALKKKLELILEGEAPYDIFVRWKPLEQQPIGWDPDLNDGVRLNIRPFLTVPDVGKRGAGCLRDKPNINWNKDRGKDVASAPWYHVFDGNRINDHHLTLAEKRKAREVKESLS, encoded by the coding sequence AACAGGACCGCGAGCTTCGCCGCAAGCTGCGCGCCCACGGTCGTCAATTCGGTGATTCCCTGAACGGCGGCAAGATCCAGACTCTAGACCGCCTGATCGAAGAGGTCGCTTACGAGCACTGGCACCGCATGCTCTTTGCCCGTTTCCTGGCCGAGAACAATCTGCTGATGTATCCCGATCCGGACGATCCGGTGGCGGTCACCTTAGAGGAGTGTGAAGACCTCGCTGCCGATGAAGGCGCGGTCAACGGTTGGGAGCTGGCCGCCCGGTTTGCCGCCCGCATGCTGCCGCAAATTTTCCGCCCTGCTTCTCCGGTCTTTCAACTGAGCTTGCCACCCGAGCATCAGCAGAAATTGGAGCGCTTGCTGGCCGACCTGCCGCTGGAGGTTTTCACTGCCTCCGACAGCCTCGGCTGGGTCTATCAGTTCTGGCAGGCCAAGAAGAAGGACGAGGTCAACGCCTCCGAGGTCAAGATCGGTGCGCGCGAGCTGCCCGCCGTCACCCAGCTCTTCACCGAGCCCTACATGGTCAGCTTCCTGCTCGATAACTCCCTGGGGGCCTGGTGGGCGGCAAGACGGCTCGGCGAGGCCGACCTCCGAAACGCCGGCAGCGAAGATGAACTGCGTGCGAAAGCGGCGATCCCCGGCGTGCCGCTGGAGTATCTGCGTTTTGTCCAACAGGAGGACGGCACTTGGACACCGGCGGCCGGAACCTTCAACGGCTGGCCGGAGCAGCTTGCCGACCTGAAAACCCTGGACCCCTGCTGTGGCTCCGGCCACTTTCTGGTAGCAGTCTTCCTGATGCTGGTGCCCATGCGCATGGAACTGGAGGGATTGTCGGCGCGCGCGGCGGTGGATGCGGTGCTGCGTGAAAACATCTATGGCCTGGAGCTGGATCAGCGCTGCGTGGAGCTGGCTGCCTTTGCCCTGGCGCTGACTGCATGGAAATATCCGGATGCTGGCGGCTACCGCGTATTGCCGGAGTTGAATGTGGCCTGCTCCGGGCTGTCCGTGAGCGCGGCGAAAGAGGAGTGGAAGCAGCTTGGCCTGGGCAAAAAGAATCTCAGCATTGCCCTCGATTGGATGCACGATACTTTCAAGGAAGCGCCACTTCTGGGCAGCTTGCTCAATCCTGCTCAAACCGATGCCGCCAAGATTGTGCGGTGGGAGGAACTTTCAAGCGCACTGGAGCAGGCGTTGAAGCAGGAGCAAAGCGAGGAGCAACAGGAGGCCGCTGTCGTGGCCCAGGGTCTGGCCAAGGCCGCAGCCCTGCTTGCCGAGCGCTATCAATGGGTGATGACCAATGTGCCGTATCTGGCGCGAGGGAAACAAAGCGAGCGGCTGCGCGCCTTCTGTGAAAAGCACTGTTCAACCGCAAAGAACGATCTGGCAACGGTATTTCTCGACCGCTGCCTGGAATTTTGCGTCGATGGCGGCACGGCGAGTGTCGTTTTGCCGCAGAACTGGCTCTTTCTGACCAGCTACAGGAAGTTTCGCGAGAAATTGCTGAAAAACAACACCTGGCATCTGATCGCCCGGTTGGGGGCAGGAGCTTTCGAAACCATTAGCGGGGAGGTAGTGAAAGCTATCCTGATCAGTCTGAGCCGTGGCAGCGCAAGCATGGAAGAGAACTCCAGCCTCTTTAAGCGGCAGGATGCCGCTTCTACCCTGCTTCGCGGCCTCGATGTCTCCGAGTATCGCACCACCGCCGAAAAAGCGGGGCAGTTGCTGACCGCGGAAATCAAAAGTGTGGAACAGGCGAAGCAGTTGGAGAATCCGGATGCTTCAGTAATGTTGGATGAGATGGAGAATTTACCACTTTTATTGAAGTATGCGAAGTCTGTTACGGGGCTTCAGACTGGAGATGATTACCAGTACGCGCGCTCCTTCTGGGAATTGGCTCGCATCGAACAGCCGAGATGGCTTTGGTTTCAAAGCGCTGCCAGAAAAAAAACCGAGTTCACAGGAAAGAGTAGAGTTTTAGGTTGGGAAGACGGAAAGGGATCGCTTGCAAACAACCCTAGTGCAAGGGTTCAGGGGCAGTTCGCTTGGGATAAGAAAGGAATATCTGTTCAAACAATGCGAGAACTGAACTGCTGCCTATTCGAAAGTTCTTCTTTTGATATGAATGCTTCTGCGATCATTCCAAACAAACTAGAGCATACCGTAGCAATCTGGTCGTACATGTCTTCATTAGAATATCAATATGCTGTAAGGAAAATAAACCAAAAGCTTCGCGTTGCAGACGCCACTCTGGTCAAAGTCCCCTTTGATCTCGAGCGCTGGACAAAAATCGCCGAAGAAAAATACCCCAAGGGCCTGCCCAAGCCCTACACCGACGATCCCACCCAATGGATCTTCCACGGGCACCCCTGCGGCTCGGTAATTTGGAGTGACGACGAAAAATGGACGGCCAACGGCCCGCTGCGCACGGATTCCACAGTGCTGCACGTCGCCGTTGCCCGGCTCCTTGGCTACCGCTGGCCAGCCGAACTGGATGCCGGCATGGAGCTGGCCGACGAGCAGCGCGAATGGGTGGGGCGTTGCGAAGAACTGGCTGGTTACGCCGATGATGACGGTATCGTCTGCATTCCGCCGGTGCGCGGCGAGTTGGCCGCAAGCGACCGCCTGCTGAACCTGCTGGCCGCCGCCTATGGCGACGCCTGGAAGGGCGACACCCTGGCCGCGCTGCTCAAGAGCGCCGAACACGTCGGCAAAACACTGGAGACATGGCTGCGGGAGAAGTTCTTCGCCCAGCACTGCAAGCTGTTCCAGCACCGCCCCTTCATCTGGCACATCTGGGATGGCCTGCGTGACGGCTTCGCGGCCCTGGTCAACTACCACAAGCTCGACGCCAAGCTGCTGGAGACCCTGATCTACACCTACCTGGGCGACTGGATCAGCCGCCAGAAGCAGGACATCGCAAGCCACGTGGACGGAGCCCAGGAGCGCCTGGCCGCCGCCGAGGCCCTCAAGAAAAAGCTGGAGCTGATCCTGGAGGGTGAAGCGCCCTACGATATCTTCGTGCGCTGGAAACCGCTGGAACAACAGCCCATCGGCTGGGATCCGGATCTCAACGACGGCGTGCGCCTCAACATCCGCCCCTTCCTCACCGTGCCCGATGTCGGCAAGAGAGGCGCGGGGTGCTTGCGCGACAAACCCAACATCAACTGGAACAAGGACCGGGGCAAGGACGTGGCATCCGCCCCCTGGTATCACGTCTTTGACGGCAACCGCATCAACGACCACCACCTGACCCTGGCCGAGAAACGCAAAGCAAGGGAAGTGAAGGAGAGTTTGTCATGA